One region of Myxocyprinus asiaticus isolate MX2 ecotype Aquarium Trade chromosome 38, UBuf_Myxa_2, whole genome shotgun sequence genomic DNA includes:
- the LOC127428907 gene encoding uncharacterized protein C2orf81-like → MPRSAAKSQAEKSRTDSGPVSAGPPPPLVQSVEAVDIVPGRLTESAWNSMLKQEEGEEIVADIIAELMEVVMDRCYQVYLQRQLIPFSVWWAQNNLVQTIECLFLGRDEGDDPECERYWQEDSEPQPCAIDSWAEGCVPVVHQKLAQK, encoded by the exons ATGCCTCGTTCAGCTGCCAAGTCACAGGCCGAAAAGAGCCGCACTGATTCTGGTCCAGTTAGTGCCGGTCCACCCCCGCCCCTGGTCCAGTCTGTTGAGGCTGTAGACATTGTCCCGGGCCGCCTTACTGAATCTGCCTGGAACAGCATGCTCAAACAGGAGGAGGGTGAGGAGATAGTGGCGGACATTATAGCAGAACTGATGGAAGTTGTGATGGACAGATGCTATCAGGTGTATCTACAGAGACAG TTGATACCATTCTCAGTGTGGTGGGCACAGAATAACCTGGTGCAGACGATTGAATGTCTTTTcctggggagagatgagggggaTGATCCAGAATGTGAACGCTATTGGCAAGAGGACTCAGAACCTCAGCCTTGTGCTATTGATTCTTGGGCTGAGGGATGTGTGCCAGTGGTACATCAGAAATTAGCTCAGAAATAG